AACGGGCATCGGTTCAACCCCAACAAGCTGCTGCTCGACCCCTACGCCAAGGCGGTCGAAGGGCAGGTCCACTGGGGGCAGTCGGTGTTCGGCTACGAGTTCGGCGACCCCGACTCCCGCAACGACGAGGACTCGGCCGCCGCCATGATGAAGGGCGTCGTCGTCAACCCCTTCTTCGACTGGGCGGGCGACCGGCTGCCGAAGACCCCGTATGCCGAGACCGTCATCTACGAGGCCCACGTCAAGGGGCTGACGCAGCTGCATCCCGAGATCCCCGAGGAGATCCGCGGCACGTACAGCGCGATCGCGCATCCCGCCGTCATCGAGCACCTCAAGCACATCGGCGTGACCGCGATCGAGCTGATGCCGGTGCACCAGTTCGTCAACGACTCCACCCTGCAGGAGAAGGGTCTCAGCAACTACTGGGGCTACAACACGATCGCCTTCCTCGCGCCGCAGAACACCTACTCCTCGACCGGTCAGCGCGGTCAGCAGGTGCAGGAGTTCAAGAGCATGGTGAAAGCCCTGCACGCCGCGGGCATCGAGGTCATCCTCGACGTGGTCTACAACCACACCGCGGAGGGCAACCACATGGGCCCGACGTTGTCGATGCGCGGCATCGACAACGAGGCGTACTACCGGCTCGAAGCCGACGACAAGCGGTACTACACCGACTACACCGGCACCGGCAACAGCATGAACGTCGGCAATCCGCACACCCTCCAGCTGATCATGGACTCCCTGCGCTACTGGGTGCTGGAGATGCACGTCGACGGCTTCCGGTTCGATCTGGCGGCGACCCTCGCCCGCGAGTTCTACGAGGTCGATCGACTCGCGGCCTTCTTCGAGATCGTGCAGCAGGATCCGGTGATCTCGCAGGTCAAGCTCATCGCCGAACCCTGGGACATCGGCCCCGGCGGCTACCAAGTGGGCAACTTCCCGCCGCAGTGGACGGAGTGGAACGGCAAGTACCGCGACACCGTCCGCGACCTGTGGCGCGGCGAGCCGGCGACACTGGGCGAGTTCGCGTCGCGGCTGACGGGCTCGGCAGACCTGTACGAGAACTCGGGGCGTCGACCGGTCGCCTCCATCAACTTCGTCACCGCGCACGACGGCTTCACGCTCCGCGACCTCGTCTCGTACAACGAGAAGCACAACGAGGCCAACGGCGAGGACAACAACGACGGCGAATCGCACAACCGATCGTGGAACTGCGGTGTGGAAGGCCCCACCGACGACCAGGGCGTCCTGATGCTGCGCGCGCGCCAGCAGCGCAACTTCCTTGCCACGCTGCTGCTCAGCCAGGGCGTGCCGATGATCTCGCACGGCGATGAGCTGGGCCGCACGCAGGGCGGCAACAACAACGGGTACGCGCAGGACAACGACATCACCTGGATCGACTGGAATCACGTCGATCAGCCGCTCGTGGAGTTCACGGCCGCCCTCGCCCGGTTGCGCCGCGAGCATCCGACGTTCCGGCGCAGCCGGTTCTTCGACGGCCGGCCCGTCCGCCGCGAGGAGGGTGCGCCGCTGCCCGACATCGCGTGGCTGCGCCCCGACGGCACCGAGATGCAGCCCGAGGACTGGGAGTCCGGCTTCGGCCGGGCGGTCGGGGTGTTCCTCAACGGCGACGGCATCCGTGAGCGCGATCGGCGCGGCGAGCAGATCGAGGACCGCCACTTCTTCATCCTGTTCAACGCGGGCGACGAAGGGCTCTCGTTCACGATCCCGCGTGCCGAGTTCAGTCCGCAGTGGGAGATCGTCGTCGACACCACGGGCCAGCTCACCGACACCGAGCCGCGCCGCGGGGGAGAGGCCGTGGAGCTCGCGGGTCGCTCGCTCATCGTCCTGCGCGACTATCAGGAGGACAAGCCCGACGTCGACCACTCCGTCGCCGCGTCGCTGGCGGCGCTGACGGTGCCGATCGACATCGTCCGCTCCCCGGCCCCGCAGACCGAGCTGCCGCACTGACCGTGATCGCCGACAGCCGCGGTCTTCCCGCATCCACCTACCGTCTGCAGGTGCGTGCGTCGTTCGACCTGGATGCCGCCGCCGCCGTCACCGACTACCTGCGCGATCTCGGCGTCGACTGGGCCTACCTGTCGCCGATCCTGCAGGCGGCCTCCGGCTCCGACCACGGCTACGACGTCGTTGACCCGACGAGAGTGGACGACGATCGGGGCGGCCGGACTGGGCTCGAGCGCTTCGTCGACGCCGCACGGGCCGCGGGCCTCGGCATCCTCGTCGACATCGTGCCGAACCATCAGGGCGTTGCCGATCCGACCGAGAACCCGTGGTGGTGGGACGTCCTGACCCACGGGCGCGCTTCCCGATTCGCGCAGGGCTTCGACATCGATTGGGCGCACGGCGCCGAACGCGTCGTGCTGCCGGTGCTGGGCGGCGACCTCGACGAGGTGCTCGGCGCCGGCGAGATCGAGGTACGGCCTGCGACCACCGACGACGAGACCGGGACGGCCCGCTACTACGACCTCGTCCTCCCCCTCGCACCCGGCACGGCGCCGCTGCACGCGACGACCGACCGCACGGCCGTTCGCGACGTGCTCGAACGCCAGCACTGGCGGCTCACGTCGTGGCGGCGGGATGCCGCGGAGCTCAACTACCGCCGTTTCTTCACGGTGACCTCGCTCGCGGGGGTGCGCGTGGAGCTGCCCGACGTGTTCGCGGCGTCGCACCTCGAGATCCTCCGATGGGTGCGAGAGGGGCTCGTCGACGGCCTGCGCATCGACCACCCCGACGGCCTCGCCGATCCAGGCGGCTATCTCGACGCGCTCGCCGCGGCGGTCGCACAGGCGCGCGGCCCCGCGTCGACTCGCAGCTTCCCCGTCTACGTGGAGAAGATCCTCGAGCCCGGCGAGCAGCTGCCGGGCTGGTGGGCGACGACGGGCACCACCGGCTACGATGCGCTCGGGGAGATCGACCGCGTGCTCGTCGACCCGGCCGGTGAGGCGGCTCTCACCGCAGAGGACGAGCGGCTGCGCGGCGCCCGGCTGAGCTGGGTCGACATGATCGCCGGGACCAAGCGGGAGATCGCCGACACGTCTCAGGCGGCGGAGGTGGGGCGGCTCATCCGCTGCCTGCCGCCGTCCCTGCGGGCCGGTCTGGGCGACGATCGCGCGCGCGACGCATTCGCGGAGCTGCTGGCAGCCTTCCCCGTCTACCGCGCGTATCTTCCCGCCGGCCCCGACGTGCTCGCGGATGCCGTGGCTGCGGCATCCCTTCGGCGTCCCGACCTGGCGGATGCGCTCGCCCAGGTCGCCGATGCCGTCGCGGACGCCTCGTCCGAGCTGTCGCGTCGTTTCATGCAGACGACCGGGCCGGTGATGGCCAAAGGTGTCGAAGATCGCGCCTTCTACCGATACACGCGCCTCACCTCGCTCACCGAGGTGGGCGGCGATCCGTCGCAGTTCGCTCTGCCGGTCGAGGGTCTGCACGCCGCCTTCGCGCGTCGGCAGGCGTCGTGGCCGGCTGCGCTGACGACCCTGACGACGCACGACACGAAACGCTCCGCCGATGTCCGCGCGCGCCTGTCCGTGCTCGCGGAGATGCCCGATCGCTGGGCGGCGGCGCTCGACGCGCTGCGTGCGGAGGGCTCCACCGGCGATGGTCCGCTCGACGCGCTGCTGTGGCAGGCGGTCGTGGGCGCATGGTCGGACGATCCCGCCCTCCCCGAGCGGCTGCACGCATACGCCGAGAAGGCGGCGCGCGAGGGCGACGTCGGCACCAGCTGGACCGATCCCGATGAGGCGTTCGAGGCGCGCGTGCACGCGCTGATCGATGCCGCTTTCGGTGCGGCGCGCCCGATCGTGGAGAGCGTCGTGCGCGACCTCGTCGCGCCGGGCCGATCCAACGCGCTCGCCGCCGCGCTGCTGCACCTGGCCGGTCCCGGCGTGCCGGACGTGTACCAGGGCACCGAGCTGTGGGACCTCTCGCTGGTCGACCCCGACAACCGGCGCCCGGTGGACATCGAGCGCCGCCGCGAACTGCTCGCCCGCCTGGACGGCGGATGGATGCCGGGTATCGACGATTCCGGCGCGGCCAAGCTGCTGGTGGTCTCGCGGACGCTGCGCCTGCGGCGCGAGCGCCCCGAACTGTTCTCCCGTTACGTCGCGCTCCCGGTCGTGGGCGCGGCCGACGCGCACGCCCTGGCGTTCGATCGCGGAGGCGCGGTCGCCGTCGCGACGAGGCTGCCGGTCGGTCTCGCTGACCGCGGCGGCTGGGGCGGGACGGCCGTGATGCTTCCGGCGGGTCGGTGGCGCGACGCATTCACCGGGCGTGAGATCGACGGCGGGGCCGCGAGCCTCGGCATCCTGCTCGCCGACCTGCCGGTCGCCCTGCTGACGCGGGCCTGAGCGTCGGCGCGGCGCGTTTCGACTCGTCGCTGCGCTCCTCGCTCAACGACCGGGGGCGCCCCCACTCCGGTCGTTGAGCGAGCACAGCGAGTCGAAACGCAGAGCGCAGCGAGCCGAAACGCCTCGCGTGTGACGTTTCGTGACGTTCGCTTACGTCACGTGACCGGCGGCTGGTCGCGATGGCCCGTGCCGTGATGGGGTGGATCATCCCGCACACCGCAGCGCCGCCCGGCGCACACCAGGAGACCACCATGTCCCGACTCACCCGCACGACTCTCGCGGCGGCATCCACCCTCGCCGCCGTCGCCCTCCTCGCCGGCTGCGCGTCCGGCGCCGCCACCCCGTCCGCCTCCGCAGGCGGCGAGCCCCAGACGGGCGGCACCCTCACCTACCTCGAGCCGCAGACCTGGACGACCCTGTATCCGCCGTCCGCGGGCTTCTACCCCAACGGCGGCATCGTCAACAACGTGACCGACCGGCTGCTCTACCAGAACCCCGAGACGCTCGAGCTCGAGCCGTGGATCGCCACCGACTACAAGGTCAACGACGACGCCACCGAGTACACGTTCGACCTGCGCACCGATGTCACCTACTCCGACGGCATCCCGCTGACCGCCGCGAACGTCGTGAAGAACATCGACCTCTACGGCAAGGGTGACAAGGCTCGGGCGCTTCCGGTGTCGGAGGCGATCAACAACTACGACCACGGCGAGGTGACCGGCGACCACACGGTGGTGTTCCACTTCACCGCGCCGTCGCCCGGCTTCGCGCAGGCCGTCTCGACCATCAACTCGGGCCTGCTGTCGGATGCGACGCTCGATCGCACCAGCGAGCAGTTCGGCCCGGGCAACGCCACCAAGATCATCGGCAGCGGTCCGTTCGTCATCTCCGACGAGCAGATCGGCACGCAGACTAGCGTCACCGCGCGCAAGGACTACAACTGGGCGCCGCCGTCGCTGAAGCATCAGGGCGCCGCCTACCTCGCGGGCGTCAACTACGTCGTCGCGGCGGAGAACAGCGTGCGCGTCGGCACCGTCGTCGCCGGCCAGGCCGACATCGCGCGCAACATCCCGGCCCCCGACGAGGCGCAGTTCGCCGCTGGAGGCCTCTCGCTGCACGCCGCCGCGACCAACGGCGTGAACAACGGCCTGAGCTTCCGCTTCCGCGAGCCGCGTCTGGCGGACGTGCGCGTGCGTCAGGCGATCATCGCCGGCATCGATCGTCAGAAGATCGTCGACACCCTGTTCACGAAGAACTATCCGCTGGCCACCGGGGCGCTCGCCAAGACGGCGCTCGGCTACGTCGACACCTCCTCCTACTACACCTACGATCCCGCCAAGGCCGCGTCGCTGCTGGATGCCGCGGGCTGGACCCTCGGATCCGACGGCATCCGTGCCAAGGACGGCCAGAAGCTGACGCTGAGCTTCAACGAGGCGCTGCCGCAGCCGCGCTCGAAGGAGGTCGTGACCCTCATCCAGGAGCAGCTGGGCAAGCTCGGCATCCAGGTGAACCTGTTCGCCGGCGACATGGCCGCGCAGACCAAGGCGTCGACCGACCAGAGCGTCATCCAGGTGTACCACTCCATGGTCGGCCGCGCGGACTTCGATGTGCTGAAGTCGCAGTACTTCTCGAAGAACCGCAACACGCTGCTCAACCTGAACCCGGCTGACGGCAGCATCGGCGACCCGCAGCTCGACACGCTTCTGCAGGCCATCGCCTCCGAGCCGACCACGGCCCAGCGTCAGGCGGCATCCGAGGCGGCGCAGACCTACCTCGCCGAGAACGCGTACATCCTGCCGATCTTCGAGGAACCGCAGGTCTTCGGCCTGACGGCCAAGGTCCAGGGCTTCGAGACCGAGTCGGTCGGACGCCCGACCTTCTACTCGACCTGGCTCGCGGGCTGAGTCGGGAAATCCGGGAATCCATGACGTACGTCCTTCGTCGTGTGGGCCAGGCGGTGCTCGTGCTCGCTCTGGCCTACACGGCGGCCTACCTGCTGCTGGCCGCGCTCCCCGGTGACGCCGTCATCGCCCGGTACGGGAGCCCCGAGCTGGGGCTCACCCCCGAGCAGATCGAGGCGATCCGCCAGTCGCTGGGTGCCGATCAGCCGCTCGTCGTCCAGTACGTCCGCTCGATCGCGGGCTTCCTGACGGGAGACTTCGGCTACTCGGTGGCCAGCGGTGCCGCCGTCTCCGATCTCATCGCGACGGCGCTGCCGCCCACGCTGACCCTCGCGGTGCTCGGACTCGCGCTGGCGGTGTTCCTCGCGGTGACGATCGCCTTCACCGCGACCTACGGTGGGGGTCGCCTGCTGCGCCGGGTGTTTCGCGGCATCCCGCCGCTGTTCGTGTCGCTGCCGGTGTTCTGGATCGGCATCATCCTGATCCAGGTGTTCTCCTTCCGCCTGGGTCTGGTCCCGGTGATCGGGGCGAACCCGGTGCAGGCACTGATCCTGCCGGTGATCACGCTGGCGATCCCGATCGCGGCCCCCCTCTCCCAGGTGCTGATGCGTTCGATCGACGAGGTCCGCGAGCAGCCGTTCGTGGCGGTGGTCCGTGCGCGCGGGGCCAGCACGCCGTGGCTGCTGTGGCGAAACGTCGCCCGCAACGCGCTGCTGCCGACCCTCACGATGGCCGGCCTGCTGTTCGGCGAGCTCGTGGGCGGCGCGGTCGTGACCGAGACGGTCTTCGCGCGCGCCGGCATCGGTCAGCTGACGGCGCAGGCCGTCGCCAACCGCGACACCCCGGTGCTGCTCGCCGTCGTCGTGATCTCCACGGTCGCCTTCGTCGTCATCAACCTGATCGTCGACCTGCTGTATCCCGTGCTCGACGCGCGACTGCGCACCGCCGGCCGTGCCCGCGGGTCGGCCGCGGCACCGCGCGAGGAGGCCGCCGACCGTGCCGTCAACGAGCTCGTGGATGCCGAGGTCGGCACCCCCATCGCGGCCACCACTTCCTCCCGAGGAGAAAACCGATGACCGCTCTGGCCACCACCGCCGGACTCGACGGCGCCGCCGCCACGGGTCCGGGCGCGGGTCCGTCCGCCGACCGGGGCATTCGATGGGCGGCGCTCCTCGCGCGCGTCGGGTTCGTCCTGCCCGCGCTCGTCATCCTCGTCGCGCTGCTCTGGGCGCTGTTTCCGGGACTGTTCACGGGGCAGAACCCCACCGAGACCGTCGCGCCCGCGCTGCAGGCGCCCAGCCCCGAGCACTGGTTCGGCACCGACGCGACCGGCCGCGATCTCTACACCCGCGTCGTCTACGGGGCGTCGCAGTCGATCATCGGCGCTCTCATCGCGGTGCTCGTCGGTCTCGTCGTCGGCACCGCCGTCGGCCTCGCCGCCGGCGCGCTCGGCGGCGCCGTCGACGAAACGCTCATGCGTCTCGTCGACGTGCTGCTCGCAATCCCCGGTCTGCTGCTGTCGCTCAGCGTCGTCATCCTGCTCGGCTTCGGCACCACGAGCGCGGCCGTCGCGGTCGGAGTCACCTCGATCGCCGTGTTCGCCCGGCTGGCGCGCTCGCGAGTCGTCAGTGTGCGCGTGTCGGACTTCGTCGAGGCCGCTTACGGCTCGGGCGGCACGTTCCTCGGCGTGCTGTGGCGCCACATCCTGCCCAACTCGTTGACTCCGGTGATCGCGCTGGCGGCGCTGCAGTTCGGCTCGGCGATCCTGCAGATCTCGACCCTCGGCTTCCTCGGCTACGGCGCGCCGCCGCCCACGCCCGAGTGGGGCCTGCTGATCGCCGAGGGGCGCAACTACGTCGCCACCGCCTGGTGGCTCACGGTCTTGCCCGGCCTGATCGTCGTCGTCGTCGTGCTGGCGACCAACCGCCTCAGCCAGGCCCTTCGAGGAGGGGATGCCGCATGAGCGCGCAGCCGCTGCTGTCCATCCGCGACCTCGCCGTCCAGTACCGCACGCGGCGCGGAACGGTCGACGCCGTCCGCGGCGTCTCGTTCGACGTCGAGGCGGGGGCGGTCACGGCTCTGGTCGGCGAGTCCGGTTCGGGCAAGACGACCGTGGCCCAGTCGGTCATCGGCCTGCTCGCCGCCAACGGCCGCGTGTCGGGCGGAAGCATCCGCCTCTCCGAGCGCACCGACGGCCTGACCGATCTCGTCGGGTTGTCCGAGCGGCGGTGGCGTCACCTGCGCGGTCGGTGCATCGCCCTCATCCCGCAAGACCCCGGCAACTCCCTCAACCCGGTCGCAACCATCGAGTGGAGCGTCGCCGAGGCGCTGCGCATCCACGGGTGGAAGGATCGCGTCAAGATCCGCGCGCGCGTCATCGATCTGCTGGAACGCGTCGGTATCGACGACCCTGAATCCCGCGCGCGCCAGTACCCGCATGAGCTGTCGGGCGGTATGCGCCAGCGCGTGCTCATCGCCGCCGCGCTCGCGCTCGAGCCCGAGCTGATCATCGCCGACGAGCCGACGAGCGCGCTCGATGTCACCGTGCAGCGCACGGTCCTCGACCTGCTCGACGAGCTGCGGACCGAGACCGGCACCGGCATCCTCTTCATCACGCACGACCTCGCCGTCGCCGCCGACCGCTCCGACGCGCTCGTCGTCATGCAGGCAGGTCGGGTGCAGGAGGCCGGACCGACCGCTCAGGTGCTCACCGCGCCGACGTCGCCCTACACCCGCACGCTCCTGGCCGACGCCCCCTCGCTCGCGCGCGTCGTCGAGCGGGCGGCGCCGCCGGCCCCGACATCCGCACCCCTGGTCGAGGTCACCGGGCTCACGCAGGAGTTCCGCCGCGCCGGGCGTTCACCGTTGGTCGCCGTCGACGACGTGTCGTTCACGGTGGCGCGCGGGACGACGCACGCGCTGGTCGGCGAGTCGGGCTCGGGCAAGACCACGACGGGACGCTCGATCGCGGGCTTCAACGACCCGACGCGCGGCACCATCCGCGTCGGCGGCACCGAGGTCACCGCGCTCGCCGGCGGACGTGCTCGCCGCGCGTTCCACCGCACCACCCAGCTGGTCTACCAGAACCCCTACGCCTCACTCGATCCGCGTCAGAGCATCGGCGACATCCTCGCCGAGCCGCTGCGCAACTTCGGCATCGGCAGCGGCGGCGAGCGGGCCGAGCGGGTGGCCCATCACCTCGAGCTGGTCGCTCTCGCGCCCGAGATCGCGTCGCGGCATCCGCGGGAGCTTTCCGGCGGGCAGCGTCAGCGTGTCGCCATCGCGCGCGCCCTGATCGTCGAACCCGAGCTGGTCGTGCTCGACGAGGCCGTCTCGGCGCTGGACGTCACCGTGCAGGCCCAGATCCTGCGGCTGCTCGCCCGGCTGCAGAGCGACCTGGGCCTCACCTACGTGTTCATCTCCCACGACCTCGCCGTCGTGCGTCAGATCGCCGACACGGTCTCGGTACTGCGTCGGGGGCGTCAGGTCGAGCATGGCCCGGCCGCCGAGGTCTTCGCCGGTCCTCAGCACGCCTACACGCGCGAGCTCCTCGCGGCGATCCCCGGGGCATCGCTGCGCTCAGAGTCCGCATCCACGCCGGCGGCCCTGACCGCCCCCGACTCCGCCGCCCCTCATCAGGAAGAGGTATCCGCATGAGCGGTCCCCGTCTCGGCTTCTTCAGCCGCGTGCTCGAAGAGGCCTCCGCCGCCGATCGTTACCGGTTCGCGATCGAACAGATCGCCCACGCGGAACAGGCCGGCTTCGCTTCGGCCTGGCTCGCGCAGCACCATTTCGGCGAGCACGAGGGCGGCCTGCCGTCGCCGTTCGTGCTGCTGGCCGCCGCCGCGGAGCGCACGAGCCGCATCGCGCTGGCCACCGGCGTCGTCACTCTTCCGCTGGATGACCCGCTGCGCGTCGCCGAGGATGCGACGGTGCTCGATCAGATCAGCGGCGGACGCGTGCAGCTGGGGCTGGCCACCGGGGGGACGCCCTCCTCGTTCGCGGCGTTCGGTCGCGAGTCCGACCGTCGCCGCGAGATCTTCGCCGATCACCTCGACGTGCTCCTCGACGCCCTCGAAGGGCGCGGCGTGCGCGGCACCGACTCGCGCATCTATCCCGCCGCGGGCGATCTGTCGGCGCGCATCTGGCAGGCGACGTTCTCGATCGACGGCGGCCGCCGGGCAGGGGAGCGCGGCGACGGCCTGCTGCTCTCGCGCACGCAGCCGCGCACGCCGGACGCACCCGACGCGCCGCTGCACGAGCTGCAGCTGCCGATCATCGAGGCCTACCGGGCCGCTCTTCCCGACGGCGCCCCCGTCCGCGTCCTCGCCTCCCGGACGGCGCTCGTCGTCGACCCGGAGAACCGTACGCGCGCGCTCGAGTTGGCCGGTGACGGCCTGCGTCACCTCGCGCGCACGATGTTCGGCCTCGACACCGACGGCGTCTCCCTCGACGAGCTCGTCCGCCTCACCGATACCCACGTCGGCACCGTCGACGAGGTGGTCGCATCGCTGTCGGCCGATCGCACACTGCCCGAGGCGAGCGACGTCTCGTTCCAGGTGCACTCGATCGCGGCGACCCACGAGCTGACCCTCCGCTCCCTCGAGCTGCTGGCCGGCGAGGTCGCCCCGCGCCTCGGCTTCGCCGTCGGAGCGGACGCCGCCGCCGCGCTCCACCACGCCCATCGTCCGCTCGCCCTCGTCGCCTCCTCGGAAGGACTCGCATGACCACCCCCAGCGCCGACATCATCGACCTGCTCGCCGGCATCGCGCCGAGCGATCCGCTCGCCGCGGTGCGCGAGAAGCGCGCGCAGGCCCGCGAGAACGCCCAGCGCAGCTTCGAGGCGCTGCTCGAGCCCGCCGAGCCGGGCACGTTCGCGCTGGCGGAGCGGTACGCGCTCGCCTCGTTCGTCTCGCAGCTGCACGGTTTCGACGCGGCGACCGCGTTCTACGGCGACCTCCTGGGCGACGAGAGCCCCGCGTTGACCTCCGTCGTCGCGTCCGCCGCGGCCTCCGCCGCCGCGACCGGGCCGTTCGGCGCCTATCGCGAGCCGCGCCTACAGGCGGAGTCCACCGACGGCGTGCGCTGGACTCCGGATGCCGCGACCGCGTCCGCCCTGGGCCCGCGACTGTCCGGCGCGTTCGCGCACGCACATCTGCTCGTCTTCCGTCCGCGCGAGGCGCGCGCCGAGGCGCTTCAGGACCTCGTGGATACCGGGTGGAGCCCCGACGACATCGTCTCGCTGTCGCAGCTCATCGCCTTCCTGAGCTTCCAGCTGCGTGTGGCCTGGGGGCTGCGCGCGCTGGCCGCGGCATCCGCACCGGTCGCCGCCTCCGCCGCCTCCGCCACCGTTTCCGAAGGAGCCTGAGATGACCGACGTCGTCACCACCTACGCCGACCTGGCTCGACCCGACGCGTTCACCCAGGAAGGACTCGGCTGGGTCCCGTGGCTGCTTCCCGTGGCCGAGGACGAGCTCACCGATGCCCAGCGCGATGCGCTCATCGAGCCCGCACGCGCGAAGATGCCGTACTTCCGACTGCTCGCCCGCGACCCCGAGGCGCTCCGCGCCCGCACGCTGACCGACCTCGACATCTTCTACAACGTCACCGGCGGCATCGGCCGCGCCGAGCGAGAGCTCGCCGCCGCCGCGACCTCGCGCCACAACGGCTGCGTCTTCTGCGCGTCGGTGCACGCCGCCGCCGCGACCCGCGAGTCCGGCCGCGAGGCCGACGTGCAGCGGCTGCTCGACGAGGGCGTGGACGCCGACCTCGGCGACGAGACGTGGAACGCGGTGGTCGCGGCATCCGTCGCCCTCGCCGACACCCCGTTGGCGTTCGGTGAACCAGACATCGCGCGCCTGCGGGCGGCCGGGCTCGACGATGTCGAGATCGTCGACGTCATCGGCGGCGCCGCGTTCTTCAACTGGGCGAACCGGCTCATGCTGTCGCTCGGCGAGCCCGAGGTTCCCGCCCGCCGCGCCTCCACCCGATAACCCGACACCACGAGGACATCATGAGCATCCCCACCCTTCTGGACCACGTCGTCATCGCCGGTCCCGATCTCGCCGCGCTGGTCGACTGGTTCGCCGAGCGCACCGGCGTCGTCGCCGCACCCGGCGGCGCCCACCCGACCGGCACCGCCAACGCCCTCGTCGCGCTCACCGTCGACGGCCGCCGCGGACCGCAGTACATCGAGCTGATCGGTCCCAACCCAGCCCGCCCCGAGCCGGAGCTGCCGGAGACCTTCGGCATCTCGACGCTCACCGCGCCGAGCGTGCAGGCGTACGCGGTGCATCCCGCCGACATCGAGGCCACCGTGGCCACGGCGCGCGCGGGCGGCTACGACCCGGGAGACGTCAGCGACCTCTCCCGCCGCACGCCCGACGGCACCCTGCTGGAGTGGCGGCTCACGCGCGGCGAGAACCGTCGTATCGACGTGCCCTTCCTCATCGACTGGGGCACCACCGCGCAGCCCGGACTCAGCGACATCCCCACGATCGAGCTGATCTCGCTCGTTCGCACCGAGCCCGACCCCGCGCCGCTGCAGGCGATCCTGGCCGCCTACCGGCTGGGCGACGGCGTCGCGGAGGTCGTGGCGGGTGCGGAGTCGGGCTTCCGGCTGACGCTCCGCCGCGCCGACGGCGAGCTCGTCGAGCTGTGAGCGTCGACGCCGAGATCGCGGCGGCGGTCGAGCAGCTGCGTCCCGAGCTGGAGCGGCTCGCGCGCGAGCTGTACGACCAGCCCGAGATCGGCTTCGAGGAGCACGCGTCGGTCGCCCGCATCGCGGCGCTGCTGGCGGCGCACGGGGTGGATGCCGAGGTCGGAGCCTTCGGACTCGACACCGCCCTGCGGGCGAGCACGGCCGCGGCGGGCGCGGCATCCGGCCCGCACTTCGCGATCATCGCCGAGTACGACGCCCTGCCCGGCATCGGCCACGCCTGCGGGCACAACGTGATCGCGGCCGTCGCCGTGGGCGCATACCTCGCGGCCGCGCCGGTGGTCGCCGGCCTCGGTGGGCGGTTGTCGCTCATCGGCACCCCCGCTGAGGAGAACGGCGGCGGCAAGGAGCTCATCATCCGCGCCGGCGGCTTCGACGACGTGGATGCCGCGGGCATGGTGCACCCCTCGAGCGGATCGGGCACGAGCTCCGTGCTCGGCCAGCGCACGACGGGCGTGCGCCGCATTGCGGTGACCTACCACGGGCGGGCCGCGCACGCCGCGGGGGCGCCGTGGCTCGGCCGCAACGCGCTCGACGGCGTCGTGACGGCGTACCAGAGCATCGCGCAACTTCGCCAGCACATCCTGCCGACCGATCGCCTCCACGGCATCATCACCGACGGCGGCGCCGCGCCCAACATCGTGCCCGAGCGCGCCTCGGCGCTGTTCTACGTGCGCTCCGCCGACGTCGATCAGCTGCGGGAGCTCACCGATCGCGTCGTTGCCGTGCTCGAAGGCGC
The sequence above is a segment of the Microbacterium sp. PM5 genome. Coding sequences within it:
- a CDS encoding ABC transporter permease, with translation MTYVLRRVGQAVLVLALAYTAAYLLLAALPGDAVIARYGSPELGLTPEQIEAIRQSLGADQPLVVQYVRSIAGFLTGDFGYSVASGAAVSDLIATALPPTLTLAVLGLALAVFLAVTIAFTATYGGGRLLRRVFRGIPPLFVSLPVFWIGIILIQVFSFRLGLVPVIGANPVQALILPVITLAIPIAAPLSQVLMRSIDEVREQPFVAVVRARGASTPWLLWRNVARNALLPTLTMAGLLFGELVGGAVVTETVFARAGIGQLTAQAVANRDTPVLLAVVVISTVAFVVINLIVDLLYPVLDARLRTAGRARGSAAAPREEAADRAVNELVDAEVGTPIAATTSSRGENR
- a CDS encoding ABC transporter permease, translated to MTALATTAGLDGAAATGPGAGPSADRGIRWAALLARVGFVLPALVILVALLWALFPGLFTGQNPTETVAPALQAPSPEHWFGTDATGRDLYTRVVYGASQSIIGALIAVLVGLVVGTAVGLAAGALGGAVDETLMRLVDVLLAIPGLLLSLSVVILLGFGTTSAAVAVGVTSIAVFARLARSRVVSVRVSDFVEAAYGSGGTFLGVLWRHILPNSLTPVIALAALQFGSAILQISTLGFLGYGAPPPTPEWGLLIAEGRNYVATAWWLTVLPGLIVVVVVLATNRLSQALRGGDAA
- a CDS encoding ABC transporter ATP-binding protein: MSAQPLLSIRDLAVQYRTRRGTVDAVRGVSFDVEAGAVTALVGESGSGKTTVAQSVIGLLAANGRVSGGSIRLSERTDGLTDLVGLSERRWRHLRGRCIALIPQDPGNSLNPVATIEWSVAEALRIHGWKDRVKIRARVIDLLERVGIDDPESRARQYPHELSGGMRQRVLIAAALALEPELIIADEPTSALDVTVQRTVLDLLDELRTETGTGILFITHDLAVAADRSDALVVMQAGRVQEAGPTAQVLTAPTSPYTRTLLADAPSLARVVERAAPPAPTSAPLVEVTGLTQEFRRAGRSPLVAVDDVSFTVARGTTHALVGESGSGKTTTGRSIAGFNDPTRGTIRVGGTEVTALAGGRARRAFHRTTQLVYQNPYASLDPRQSIGDILAEPLRNFGIGSGGERAERVAHHLELVALAPEIASRHPRELSGGQRQRVAIARALIVEPELVVLDEAVSALDVTVQAQILRLLARLQSDLGLTYVFISHDLAVVRQIADTVSVLRRGRQVEHGPAAEVFAGPQHAYTRELLAAIPGASLRSESASTPAALTAPDSAAPHQEEVSA
- a CDS encoding putative FMN-dependent luciferase-like monooxygenase, with amino-acid sequence MSGPRLGFFSRVLEEASAADRYRFAIEQIAHAEQAGFASAWLAQHHFGEHEGGLPSPFVLLAAAAERTSRIALATGVVTLPLDDPLRVAEDATVLDQISGGRVQLGLATGGTPSSFAAFGRESDRRREIFADHLDVLLDALEGRGVRGTDSRIYPAAGDLSARIWQATFSIDGGRRAGERGDGLLLSRTQPRTPDAPDAPLHELQLPIIEAYRAALPDGAPVRVLASRTALVVDPENRTRALELAGDGLRHLARTMFGLDTDGVSLDELVRLTDTHVGTVDEVVASLSADRTLPEASDVSFQVHSIAATHELTLRSLELLAGEVAPRLGFAVGADAAAALHHAHRPLALVASSEGLA
- a CDS encoding CMD domain protein — translated: MTTPSADIIDLLAGIAPSDPLAAVREKRAQARENAQRSFEALLEPAEPGTFALAERYALASFVSQLHGFDAATAFYGDLLGDESPALTSVVASAAASAAATGPFGAYREPRLQAESTDGVRWTPDAATASALGPRLSGAFAHAHLLVFRPREARAEALQDLVDTGWSPDDIVSLSQLIAFLSFQLRVAWGLRALAAASAPVAASAASATVSEGA
- a CDS encoding alkylhydroperoxidase domain protein, which gives rise to MTDVVTTYADLARPDAFTQEGLGWVPWLLPVAEDELTDAQRDALIEPARAKMPYFRLLARDPEALRARTLTDLDIFYNVTGGIGRAERELAAAATSRHNGCVFCASVHAAAATRESGREADVQRLLDEGVDADLGDETWNAVVAASVALADTPLAFGEPDIARLRAAGLDDVEIVDVIGGAAFFNWANRLMLSLGEPEVPARRASTR